A stretch of the Capsicum annuum cultivar UCD-10X-F1 chromosome 10, UCD10Xv1.1, whole genome shotgun sequence genome encodes the following:
- the LOC107845534 gene encoding uncharacterized protein LOC107845534 yields the protein MCSYKFKKQGERVVDISPETLTHINGRPVLQPCNNSHKKSPNFKISPYSKVKNSPPISPKIRSPRQQSIKKVNNDPNGFGLNTSSDKIVTPKNPKVKNSTLTTTPTSPKIKSPRQQPIKKVNDSNGQNPSSDKIVTPKNPKVKNSTLTTPPISPKNKSPRQPAIKKVKNINNSSIMVLEVAGSIAAARREQVANMQVQRKQRIAHYGRTNSAKFNEAKLVTAAAVDSSSKEGRRCSFITPNSDPVYIAYHDEEWGVPVHDDNLLFELLVLTVAQVGADWTSVLKKRQDFRDAFSGFDPEIVAKYNEKKINSTSTEYGIELSQVRGVVDNSKRILEIKRQLGSFHKYLWGFVSSKPITTLYKACNKIPVKTSKSETMSKDMVKRGFRYVGPTVIHSFMQAVGLTNDHIITCPRHVQCATLATQEHIAM from the exons atgtgtTCTTACAAGTTCAAAAAGCAAGGAGAAAGGGTCGTTGATATTTCCCCAGAAACACTCACTCATATCAATGGTCGTCCTGTTCTTCAACCATGTAACAATTCCCACAAAAAATCACCTAATTTCAAGATTTCACCTTATTCAAAAGTGAAAAATTCTCCTCCTATTTCTCCCAAAATCAGGTCCCCTAGACAACAATCTATCAAGAAAGTGAACAATGATCCtaatggttttggtttaaataCAAGTAGTGACAAAATTGTGACACCCAAAAACCCAAAAGTGAAAAATTCAACACTAACAACTACTCCTACTTCACCAAAAATCAAGTCACCTAGACAACAACCTATCAAGAAAGTGAATGATTCTAATGGACAAAACCCAAGTAGTGACAAAATTGTGACACCCAAAAACCCAAAAGTGAAAAATTCAACACTAACAACTCCTCCTATTTCACCGAAAAACAAGTCACCTAGACAGCCAGCAATCAAGAAagtgaaaaatattaataattcttCCATCATGGTTCTTGAAGTTGCTGGAAGCATAGCAGCAGCAAGAAGGGAACAAGTTGCCAACATGCAAGTGCAGAGGAAACAGAGAATTGCACATTATGGAAGAACAAATTCTGCGAAGTTCAATGAAGCCAAATTAGTCACTGCTGCTGCTGTTGATTCAAGTTCTAAAGAGGGCAGAAGATGCAGCTTTATTACACCTAATTCTG ACCCTGTCTATATTGCATACCATGATGAAGAATGGGGAGTTCCTGTCCATGATGATAA TCTGCTATTTGAGTTGTTGGTATTAACTGTGGCTCAAGTTGGAGCAGATTGGACTTCAGTGTTAAAGAAAAGGCAAGACTTCAG AGATGCATTTTCAGGATTTGATCCAGAAATTGTTGCAAAATACAATGAAAAGAAGATAAATTCAACAAGTACTGAATATGGAATTGAGCTGAGCCAAGTCAGAGGGGTAGTTGACAACTCTAAAAGAATTTTAGAG ATCAAGAGACAATTAGGGTCTTTCCACAAGTACTTGTGGGGATTTGTGAGCAGCAAGCCCATTACAACACTATACAAGGCCTGCAACAAAATCCCAGTAAAGACATCAAAATCAGAAACAATGAGCAAAGACATGGTGAAAAGAGGCTTTAGATATGTTGGCCCAACTGTTATACACTCTTTCATGCAGGCAGTTGGGCTTACCAATGACCACATTATCACTTGCCCAAGACATGTCCAATGTGCTACCCTAGCAACACAAGAACATATTGCTATGTGA